The genomic interval CACGTAAACGTACACTGTGGcattctttctttatttttgtggTGTATCAttggttttatgttgtttaacaCATTAGTGTTCCTACTTAAACGTACATTGTGGCATTCTGCCGCTGAGATGATGATACAACACGGCTTTCATGTTGGCAAACATATATCTATATCTACGTTTTTTTGGTGGCGATCTTGTTACTGAGCTTCTTCgctaaattgttttcttttataaattaaagcaaacatatatattccgAGCAGAACGTAAAACGTTTTTATAGCACTGAATTATACATGCTCGAAAATAAACGTATTTTTATCGATTTCAAACCGTTTTGTGGTATTATTTCATAAGATAAATGTAAAGACCAGTCCTACTGTCAACACCGAGGCATCTGTTACTACGACCAGCACAGAAAATGTTCTTGCAACGAGGGGTTTACCGGGGAACAGTGCGAGTTGAGTAAGTACTAGTCAAATCTCCTATTTGGACATTGGACTTTCTTTTGactatttatatgatatattatctCACTAGAGTGCCAGCATCGTAAAACACTTTCATCCCCGTTTCACAGCGGTAAACAAGTTTAAATGTTATGTAAGGAAAACAACTCGTTTCATTGATAGGTCTTCTTCATATTAATGATTTGATCAAAGATAAACATCACATTTTGAAgtgtgtgtaaatatatataaaaattggcACTAACCgtcgaaaagaaaataatatgcaaatatttaatgaacaaTAGCTAGAATAGGTACAAGAATGGTGCACGTTGActaaaacacagtttcaagtcacgcaattttctattttcactttgtaaacaagcaatcgttcagcttttacattcaatatttttttgttaatgcctCTAAAACATAGGTTTAAAAACTGTGAGAAGCTTACACATGtggcctccgggtaggcgtatttatgttgcgagaaaagtgataagacttacttaccaggtgaaaatatcctccCAAAGCACCAAAATCTCTTTgaacaccgccattttattccgcTTTACAcattccctcacttaaaatttggaaaacacaaaacacgttggactcCCTGCTGTGAGTaagttgacaggttttaaaCCTTTGGTAGCTGCTGTTTATAAATCTAATAAGATTGTTTTCAGATAATGTGTTTGCTTTGTATATGTTTGACTTGATGTTGATGCCTTGTAGAAATGTTATGAAATTAGAACCAGACCCTAAACTCAGTATAACATGAGTAAACAGTCTAAAAGTATCACATCTTTAAATCCAGCCAAGTGTCACCAGGGTGCGGACTTCTGTCACGGCTACGGGTATTGCTATCGAGACCACGGTGGcgataaatgtaaatgttttgatgGGTTCCTCGGAGACCGGTGTGAAAAGGGTCAGTATTGGCTGCTTGTGGTTCcaaggttttaaaaaaacatttacacctcaacttccaatcctaaaatgaactgcttttcgggaattgcgtttatcaatcgatgaacgcaaccttttcggatatgttcggatcgcaatttcatcgcataacaatatacatgaaaacttttgatcttgttattgtttgtattgtgtcagaaaGTCCCGTAAAAATcaatcaacatttaagaaagtgttaacttattatatttcaaaaacaaaaaattataaacaagaaacatggaagaacagcacaaaactccacaaacagcagagtgtatgcatactttatatatattataacagaACTAGGTATGTATATCAAGGAttattaggtaccgccttgaaacagccagtaaaatgtaaatttactgggggtttaaaccagttttcgtgcacaaacctcactcttatcacaacaatcctaaataaagaaataaagtaaaaggtaaatcttatcaaggTATACATTTAATTGAGGaaacttgaatataaaacaaaagtctGATGAATACAACGTtagaaatgaatatttcagCGAGatgatttaaataatcaaaGGCTTACGAATATCTTAATGGCCCTGGTCGACCAATTTAATGAATGTAAGAAAGACGGATCCATTCCCAGatctatatatatttagaaatattgactaaaaaacaacaaaagaacGCTCTGCCTTTCCAATGGTAGAGGATATGTACTTCATCTTTTAAGTGAGCGCAAGGTTTAAGTAGGTTTGGTCGTCCTATGTAATGATTTTAAGAAAGACGGATCCATTtcctactgtttttattttaggaAATTTCACTAAATAACAAAAAGAGCGCTTTGCCTTACCAACGGTAGAGGATGTGTACATCATTTGTCAAGTGAGCGCAAAGTTTTAGTAGGCTTGGCATAGCATATCATGATACCAGCAAATGGTCCGTTCTTAACATGACAAAAGAATGGCGTAAAGtaaactcatttaaataaatatgtacaacGTCCTGCTTTTCCCATTAATGCAATGCGcctgcattatttttttcagaaatatgttTGCGGAGTGAATGTAGTAACAATGGTAACTGTTTCAAGATCAACGGTCACGTGACGTGTGAATGCGAACATGGCTACTTTGGACATGTCTGTGCCAATGGTAacttcaaagatttttttctgaaagaaaacaaaatgtgttttttaatgaatttcaaatCAACCGTGGTGCGGCACTCTCGGTCATCATAGTGATTGCACTACGTGTTTGTTAGATTTGTCATCACCAAACCTCTGCAAGGCAACTATTCAGTGGtggacttaatcattaagaaattcaACTTTCGCGCGTGTTAAAatgtccgcctactgccaatcatTCGATACATACTCCCTGCGTCAgagtttgcgttgacaatgtatcagccaatgaggttgtattctaagtcagctAGATGACATAAGTGAATTCTTAGTAATTAAGAAGGGCTTGTTCGCAACGCTCACACCGCCCATGGAAGgtgttttattcaataaaactttttatatttatttaagatcCTTGTAGCAACGTTACTTGTCAAAATAACGGGACGTGTCACAAAATGTCACATGAACCATTCTTCCAATGCCGATGTAACCAGGACTATCGGGGACAATTCTGTGAAGGTAAGCATAGGTTTTAAGAAGGCCACTTATTCTTGACGATAATTCATACTACAAAAcgttaaaatttgatattacATCGAAAGCTTTaagaacataaaaatgaaatgcaagatgtatattattgatgttttcattaaactatGTATCATAATACTCAACTAGCTGATTGTGACAAAAAAGCAATTGAAATTACATGCTTTATGTTGGCTTAGacgactataaattaattgctagattgtTCAGCCACCTCTTAAATTGTATTGTACCCTATACAAATGTTCAACTAGGGTTTGTTTATGCATATCGGTCCAGTACTGTCCGGGAACGGCGTTTGTTCATGCCTTCAGTGTCGAtgtataaacatgcatatgGAAAACCAGAGAAAAGTTACGACGTGTTTTTGGCTCGTGCAGAAACACATGCatatggtcccttatgcaataagTAAGAGAATGAACACGGTGAAAAAGTCATCTAagcaaaataagaaaataataatataaaaaaaattgtcaaccCGCTcccattttaaaaataaatagatacaaatctagcaattaattctATATACGTCCTAGATATAGTTTTCTCtgaaagagttccagcaaaaaaaatcaattttactttattttgtttaactgaggagggagaaaaagcatctaccatagccgctcgtgtaagataggttcatcctaaTCTTCGcgctcggtaaacctcgtttccgcaaaacaccctacgctagGATTGAGATGATCTTACTctctcggccatggaatatacttatattctaaTCGGAACTACTGAACAAAAGGTCATGCGGGATAATTAAAATGAAGGAAATATGGAAATATGGAAACTTGTACGTTCATTATTTACGTTGAATTCTAGTTTACGACCCATGTCAACACAACTACTGTAAAAATGGAGGAACATGTGTACAACATGCGGATGGCTCCAGGGGCTATACATGTCAATGCCGTGACCATTATCTTGGAGAACACTGTGAATGTAAGCAACGCGAGTCTAAAATAACGACGTTCTTTTTAAACAAGGAATATTTATAACCTACGCTTGCGgcaatatattcatttttttttgtcatttcattattataacGTTTCGATTTTTACAATTCAAGTTATGGGTCAAAATAGAAACGATTACTTCAAACAAATcactgatattttattttaattataacttgATACAAAACTACTCATATTCGAACCGTAGTATGTGACTCACACGAATTTGGAAACCAATGCATACGATCAACGAGATAGTAACCGTAGAATTGTTTCTATCTTTAACTTCTTTTATTGTTTCAGTTCACCCCTGTTTAAACATTCATTGCCAAAATGGTGGATCCTGTGTACCGTTGGACGGTGGTAGAAGCGTTAGTTGTGTGTGCCCTCCGGAGTTTATAGGCCACCATTGTCAGTGTAAGAAATCCTTCTGTTCCGAACAACACGCTACTTTCACCAGAACCTTCCCTTAAACATTAAGACCTTTTCACGTCTCATGAGTAGCATGTCAGGCATATAGGGATCATCATAGTAGCATGACAGGCATATAGGGATCATCATAGTAGCATGACAGGCATATAGGGATCATCAAAGTAGCATGGCAGGCATATAGGGATCATCATAGTAGCATGACAGGCATATAGGGATCATCATAGTAGCATGACAGGCATATAGGGATCATCATAGTAGCATGACAGGCATATAGGGATCATCATAGTAGCATGACAGGCATATAGGGATCATCATAGTAGCATGACAGGCATATAGGGATCATCATAGTAGCATGGCAGGCATATAGGGATCATCATAGTAGCATGGCAGGCATATAGGGATCATCATAGTAGCATGACAGGCATATAGGGATCATCATAGTAGCATGACAGGCATATAGGGATCATCATAGTAGCATGACAGGCATATAGAGATCATCATAGTAGCATGACAAACATGTAGGGATCATCATAGTAGCATGACAGGCATGTAGGGATCATCATAGTAGCATGACAAACATATAGGGATCATCATAGTAGCATGACAAACATATAGGGATCATCATAGTAGCATGACAGGCATATAGGGATCATCATAGTAGCATGACAGGCATATAGGGATCATCATAGTAGCATGACAGGCATATAGGGATCATCATAGTAGCATGACAGGCATATAGGGATCATCATAGTAGCATGACAGGCATATAGGGATCATCATAGTAGCATGACAGGCATATAGGGATCATCATAGTAGCATGACAGACATATAGGGATAAACATATACGTCGTCGGCAACGTCCGTgttgtttctttcttttattttccgATCGCTTACTTTTCTCTTCGTCAtccaatctttaccaaacttggtcgCACATATGTATTGGCATCATAGTTCGCTCCACAGACAGTTAGCCTTTTTATTGTCAGAAATTTATCAATTtcactttttatcaaatctaatttgaacactttttatccaatattgatgaaactttcatataatgtttttatgctAAATAACTCGACTTTGTTCAACAGCAAGACCGCAATATTAACtatgaaattatgccccttggatTAAAaaagtgacctaatttttgttGTACTCTCTTTGTATGTGCATTTGCTATACAAACACACTAAAATGAGTTACAATCTATAAGTAAATAATATCTCAAATAAGTAAAATCAACAGTCAAATCATCCATTCTATTTAATTTGgggttataaacattaaattgacaAAAGACCAAATTAACTTCGGACCTCATTCTAAAATCTTCCATATTCAATTCTTAACAATTTTGGGAATACTAAATATTAGGGACCAGTGGCGGATCGTGGATTTGACCTTAGAAAATTAGGGGCGTAACCATTTCATTACCCCTTTTcttctttattgaaataaaaaagtaaactttgaggAGTTGGGGGAGGTGATCCGCTCAATGGGATAAGATTGCATGCAGATAGCATTTATAATTCCAGAGTTACGGCAAAGGGAATTGTGAACAACTGACCACATCAGGACTTGATTGAGTTTTATCCCTTGCCAAAGAAATGTTTGGGTCTCAAGGGCATATCaactatatttcaatttatttacttttcagtTGCATAtgctttttcaatatttatgtatgCAATTTTTTATTCAAGTGACATTGTACTATTTTTGGACTGTTTTTACAAAAAGGAATTGAAGTTATGTGAACATATCTGCTTTCGCTATGGCACGTAAAATATTACTAATTCGTTTGGTCAAACACTGGTGAGCTCTACCGACAGGTGACATATTCCATTCGCGGAATTCaagtaaaaaatgttaataaatactttgatAATCTAAATAATAATGCTGGGAAGCCCAAAAAAACACTGCAGCTTTTGAAATAGTTACCTTCAACTATTTTAGATACAAGTCATTGCTAAATACATCTTGTCCAATTATTGTTCGCACGTTGAAAGTTAATACTGTCAAttatctattaaaatacataacataaatacTCCTTAGACATAGAATATAAACGTGTTTTGGTGTTTTACTGAGTAAGGGAATGTTTACGAttgaatttttttcttaagttttGGTGAATATTCGATTGCACGCACACGCAATATGATGAAACTGTTGTAAAGAAAAGTGGCAGACCATGTGTTAAAAAATATCACTGAcgtcttttaaaagaaattattcCTAACGCTATTCCTATTATTGCAGCAATTAAgctttttaatgcaaaaatgttcttgcttaattttatgaaatgttccttttgtaaaatttgcacagctttgaaatttttatttacatgtatgaaaTGATACTAATGTATAATTATGCTTGCTGAATATTTGATTTGAACAAACATGGTACTTGactttttgaatgttttgatgttttactccctaaatattttgaaatgcgATGCACGTGTCATGTTCTCCAGCACACACTGTAATGGCTTCCTTGAATTTTGTTCGGCTTATTTTTCATCACCTCATAATATTAACTTCCAACATAGggattatttaatattttagacaCAACTACCACAACGACCACCACCACAACGACCACCACTACACCGCCTACTACGACTGCATACATTGGTAATTAAAAcacttgtataaaatgttttccattctttctaaaatatatcttaaaatggtTGATATATCGTTATCAAATACGGGTAGTTTTAGatggtttaaacaaaattgaacgAATGGCTGTAAATATACTGCtaaaatcaaaagtaaatattataacGTTTCGCGCTCAATTGGTGAAATATACTGCTAACAtcgaaacaaaaaataaaaatccacAATATCCTTTATAATATTACTTGGTCAGATGCTCACAAAGAAGTTTTAACCAACCTGTAtcacaaacaaataaaccaaGGTCAAAACTGGTTCACGTGATGTCCAAGTCTACTTTTGACAAtccaataaattaatattgtagTAAGAATCAGTGCTGCCAAGCCAATTgagcattcattttttttatttaggtcTCATTCCTCTCTGTTTATAATTGGCCTCAGTTTAATCAATGTCATTTCTTCAAATAACAAGTCCACTATAGTCTGATTCCACTGTGATTCTAAGCGCTATGCTGTTATACACACAAACAGGATACCTCCACTGCAACAAGTACTCAACCGTGGCGGACCTCGCCCACACAGCACCAGTAACCAATCAGAACGCGTCTGAGTGTGTACACTCGCAAAGTCACGCCTCCTCAGAAGCCCTGGTAATGCATGATTGTAATGTAACCACACCAGATACTTGGCAAAAAGGAAG from Mya arenaria isolate MELC-2E11 chromosome 7, ASM2691426v1 carries:
- the LOC128241855 gene encoding notch homolog 2 N-terminal-like protein A — protein: MSHEPFFQCRCNQDYRGQFCEVYDPCQHNYCKNGGTCVQHADGSRGYTCQCRDHYLGEHCEFHPCLNIHCQNGGSCVPLDGGRSVSCVCPPEFIGHHCQYTTTTTTTTTTTTTTPPTTTAYIGYLHCNKYSTVADLAHTAPVTNQNASECVHSQSHASSEALVMHDCNVTTPDTWQKGRKIVGNCASIPAYTAIGTFASDAFPTGQGLAGIFLECLPNGFKVALQTCDHSSKIIHIETGGVGLLDPKMYFTIQ